The sequence CAATTGCCTTCAATAATCCATCAGAATTCTTCTTATATTCATCAGAGGTAATATAATCTATCGTTGATGCTGATATAACAATTCCGAGCTTTCAGAGTCTATCTCATGACATCCACTTACCAGATTCTCAAGAAAGAAGAAGTGTTCGTATGTTATCTCCAGCATTCTGAATAAACTTCTGTGGATGATTTCTCCAAGGACTCGACATCTCTCTATAAATCTGAGAGAAAGTCTGATTCTGAACCCATGCAGCGGAATTCTGTATAGCTTGCATTATATGCAATTCTCACTTCGTTAAATCTTTAATACCAGACCAAACATTATTTTCAGCAAATGGAAAAATCTGTCGGAATTTTCTGTTATCCCCCTGTAGAACGAGATCAATATTCTTCCACTTCCATTCATATTCTGGTTTCTTTTTTTTATCACCATGAGCATCATGCTCTTTTTCATGTTTCTCATGTTTTTGTTCCTTATGCTGAGGCTGTTCAGATGAAACTGATTGATTATTAGAAACACCTTCGGCCAAGCCCCTACGGCGTCCAGCATACCCCTCTTCCATGAGGATTCGTGTCTCCTCTTTGCTAAATCATGACTCACTTGCCTCTGGAGTTTGACTCTCTCTGGCAAGGATTCTTCATTTCTGCATCACTGTTTCGGCATTATGAGCCTTGAGAAGGGAATCTTTTTCTTCCTGAGAAAACTCTCGACCAAGTCGCTCACTTGCTTTTTTTAGCCGAGCAGGGTCATCAAGTGATTGATTCTGGGCAATGAGTTCATCGCTTACGGTTTTAGTTCTTCATTCTTTGATTGGAGTCTCTGGAGAAGTGCTTTTTGGGGCTTCTTGGGTAACCTCCACTTCTCCCTTTGGAGTCTTCTTCGCAAGGATTCTTCCAACTCCCTTGAACATACTTGCCATGAGCATTGCTTGAGCCATTTGTTCAAGTGTCCAATTATCTCTGTGGTCAAATACAACTGAGCCGATAGTGGCACTGGTTCCAAATATGGCAGTACCCTCAATAGTAACTTGTCCAGTAAATGGGAGAATATTTTTTGCGAATCCCGCTCATTCCTTGAATTGAATTCCCTGTCCGAGTTTTCCAGAAGTCACCAATTTCCCAATTCCACTCATAACTCCCATCATAGCGACGGATTGAACATATCCCTCTTTTGAGTGCATAGATTTCCAATCTCCATTTTCCATGAATCCACGAGTTGATGCAGCACCGAACTCAAATCCAACACCAGACCCAAGGATTCGAGCAGAAGTCGTTGAAATCTGTTTTACTTTGCTTGCTGAGCTATATGCACGAGCAATCTCTGCTGCACGCAGACCATTCCGTGCAAACATAACAGAATTGATGGTCACCGTTGCTGTACCGGCTGTCACCACACCCGCAGCAATAGCAAGAGCTTCCATCGCAATCATTCAGCCAACTTCTTTTGATATATCCCATGACTTATCAGACATCTTCCATGTTCCAGCACCGAGAATATCTTGTAGGAGTTTGAGCTCTTCGGAATTTTGTGCTTTGTTGTAGAGGGTCTGATATACTATCTCTCGCTTTGCCATCATGAGGATGGTGAGATTCTCATTCCATACTCTCGCATCATCCTCATCCAGCTTCTTTCATGGATGATTTGCTTGAAAGACCTGAATATATTGTTCCTTATTTTTTATCCAATTACTATTCGCATCTGATCTTGCTCGGTCAATTGCCTCACTGATTTTCTTGCGAGCTTCCGCTCAGAGTCCAGTAGCAGAAAGGTCTCCATTTCTTAAGAGCACTTCATCTGCAGGAAATCCAAACTCTTTCTGATTCTCTTGCATCAATCTCTGGGCAACCATATCAGATTGATCCAGACGATCACGGATAAATTGGAGTACTGCAAGATGACGCTTCTGACCATCTTGGATACGAAGTGCCTCATTGATGACATAGAGGTCACTATTTTTCAAAAAGTTATTATTACTAAATAACGCTGGAGTAATAGCTGTTACATCAAGAATCTTTTCTCAAGACTGAATTTCAGAGGATGAAAAAAGTCGTGAAACTTCCTGAATTGCTTTTTCATGTTGCTCTTTCTTTCCAGGATTCTTTAGGAGATACGCATCAAGAAGAAGAGCAAAATCCTGAACGATACCAACAGACCTCTTAAGATTCTCTGGAGCCTCTTTTGAAATATTTAACTTTAATAGGAGTGACTCTGCATCGATTCTCTTAGGGGCTCACTTTGGTCCAGTGAGGTAGTATGGCCCATCTTTGAAGATGATTGATTGTTTTCTAGTAAAGATTGAATCGGTAGACTCTGCTACAGGAGAACTTTCTGAGGCTTTTGGTCTCTTTGATATCTCAGAGCCATCAGGAGAGAGCAAAGTTTGGTCAGGATAATCTGTGGTTTTTGATTTTGACTTCTTTTGAGGAACGTCTTTCTGTGATTTTACTGTTTCTGGCTTTTGTTTTGGATTTTCAAGAAAATCTGAAAGATATACCCAACCAGTACCATTATGAATCTTTCCTCATGCTGAGACCTTTGAGTATTCAACCAATTCTTTTCCATTTATAACTTTCTTTCGTCCAGTAAGCGTAACAACTGAATCTTTTGGTAAAATAATACCTTGTAAACTGAGGTCAATTTTTCCATCAGAGTCCAGACTACGAATCCCATCTTTCGCCAAAAATTCCTTTCAACGAAGAGAGGAACCTTCAGAGATTTTCTGTTGATCAAGCTGATTACTCGTATCTTGCTGTACTTGCTGTACTTGTTTATAGTATCGCTCATATACCTCAAACAATGGGTTGAGTCCACTATTTGGATAATCCTTTCGCTCTTTTGCAATCATCTTCTGGATTTCATCGTGATTCGGCTTTTGTTGTTTGAGCCACCAGATTGTTTGCTCACGAGTAGAAAAACGATTTGATCCATACTCAAAACCACTAAAAGAATCACCGAAAAGACTGATTTCTGATTCTTTTCCGTTTTGTGCTCGATAAGTATCAATCGCGAGCTCAAGATCGTATCTATTTGCCATACAATAACATTAAAAATATAATTACCCCTCCACCCTACCATATTTCCATATATTTCGCAAATATTTGAGACGGTTTTCGAGGTTCATAGAATGAAATATATATATAATGGTCTAGAAATCAAATTATTCTCTCTATTTTGAGAAAGTCAATACTCTTACTACATGAACCAATTTCTGTATACAAATCTTTTGCGAGGATTTTTCTGTATTTTCCTTTTCCCATGCCCCTTCTCACAACTCTATTCTCACAACTCTCAACTATTTTTGACATTCCCCATTTTTTTCATATTATTCCCGCGAAAATTGGAATTTTTCTCGAGACTTTTCAGAAACATATCTGGATTGCTTCACCCCAATGGTACTTCCAAGATTCACTCTGTGAATCAATGGGTGCATTCTTCGCAATGACGGAAACGGAATTGTAATTGGGTTCCTCAATTTTTAATTATTCATTTTTAATTGTTAATTATTCTCTATGGCTATTTCTAAAGACCTGAAGAATCTCCGAAACTTCGGTATCTGTGCCCACATCGATGCGGGTAAGACTACCACTTCTGAGCGTGTTCTTTTCTATACAGGTATCAATCACAAAATCGGTGAAGTGCACGATGGTGGTGCAACTATGGACTGGATGGAACAAGAGAAGGAACGTGGTATCACGATCACTTCCGCTGCGACTACCACTTCATGGAAGGGTGTTGACCTCAACCTTATCGATACTCCAGGACACGTTGACTTCACGATCGAAGTGGAGCGTTCTATGCGCGTTCTTGATGGTGCTGTTGCGGTTTTCGACGCTTCACAAGGTGTAGAGCCACAATCAGAAACAGTATGGAAACAAGCAGATAAATATGGTGTTCCTCGTATCGCCTTCGCGAACAAGATGGATAAGACTGGTGGTAACTTCATGATGACATACGAATCTATCGTGAAGCGTCTCGCTGGAAACAAGGTAATCCCTATCCAGCTCCCTATCGGTCAGGAGAATGATTTCTCTGGAATCATCAACCTCATCAACATGAAGGCATACACTTTCGACGGAAAGATGGGTGAAAAGGTAATCGAAATGGAAATCCCTGCATCTCACCAGGCTCAAGCAGAGGAATGGCATGCAAAGCTCGTCGAAAAGGCAGCTGAGCAAGATGATGAACTCATGAATAAGTTCTTCGAAAACGGAACTCTTTCTGAAGATGAGATCAAGGCTGGTCTCCGCAAGGGGGTTATCGCCGATGCAGTATATCCACTTCTCTGTGGTTCCGCTCTCATGAACAAGGGGGTTCAGCTCGTTCTCGATGCAGTTGTGGACTTTCTTCCTTCTCCTCTCGATATCGACAATGGTACCATCACTGGTACTGATGTGGATGATCATGAGAAAGAAATCGTTCTCAAGCAAGATCCAAATGAATCTCTCGCAGCTATCGCGTTCAAGATCATGACCGATCCATTCGTTGGACGTATCACTTTCGTTCGTGTCTACTCAGGTACTCTCAAGTCTGGTTCATACGTGATGAACTCTGTATCAGGTGGGAAGGAACGTATCGGACGTCTCCTCCAGATGCATGCGAACAATCGTACAGAAATCGAAGAAATCCCAGCTGGTAATATCGGTGCTGTCATCGGTCTCAAGGATACAAAAACGGGTGATACTCTCTGTGATGAAGCGAAGCCTGTTGTTCTCGAGCGTATGGTATTCCCTGAGCCAGTTATTTCTATCTCTGTTGAGCCAAAAACTAAGGCTGACCAGGAAAAGATGGGTATGGCCCTCAATAAGCTTGCTGAAGAAGATCCTTCATTCCGCGTATCGACAAATGTAGAAACGGGTCAGACGATCATGGCAGGTATGGGTGAACTCCACCTCGAAATCCTCGTGGATCGTATGAAGCGTGAATTCAAGGTCGAAGCAAACGTTGGTGCTCCTCAGGTTGCTTACCGTGAAACAATCACCCAAACAGTTACTGATGAGCGTGGTGTACACAAGAAGCAATCAGGAGGACGCGGACAGTTCGGTGATGTTACTATGACATTCGAACCTATCACTCCTGAGATGCGCGCAGCCGATCCAGAAGGACTCAAGGGAGAAACAGTATTCGTGAACAAGATTGTCGGTGGTGTGGTTCCTCGTGAATTCATCCCTGGTGTAGAAAAGGGACTTCTCACTGCCTACACTCGTGGTATCATCGCTGGTTATCCTATCGTTGATGTTCGCGCGACTCTCACATTCGGTTCTTACCATGATGTGGATTCGAATGAACTCGCGTTCCGTATGGCTGCTATCAAGGCATTCCGTCAGGCTGCCAAGAAAGCTCGCCCAGTACTCCTCGAACCAATCATGCTCGTAGAAGTGAATACTCCTGAAGAATACATGGGTGACGTTCTCGGAAACCTCAACTCAAAGCGTGGTCAGATCATCGAAATGACTGAACGTGGTATGGCAAAAATCATCCGCGCTCACGTACCTCTCTCAGAAATGTTCGGATACTCAACCGATCTCCGCTCATCTTCTCAGGGTCGTGCGACATACGCAATGGAATTCGCACACTACTCTCAAGTTCCAAACAACATCACAGAAAAAATCCGTGCAGAACGCGGAGTGAAGTTCGAGGAAGATGAGGAAGAATAGAAATCAACACTGAAACTTAGTACAAGTTTTAGAAAAACAAAAATTCCCCTTGATTGGGGAATTTTTTATGGTATTGAGGAAGAATAGAAATTGATGCACTTATGAAATCCCTGCTGAAAAATGGGGATTTTTTCTTGCTTTTTTTGATTTTTCCCTATAATTCTTCTGCATGATACAGGTGCCAAACACATCGTTCATCGAATAAAAAAGAGGTCTTTACTGACCTCTTTTTTCATTTTTATAATCTAGCAAAATCTCGACATGAAACTAATCTTCGTCACAGGCTGAGTTCTCTCAGGAATCGGAAAAGGAATTGCCGCCGCATCCATCGGTGCCCTCATGAAAGGCATGGGATTCAATGTATTTTGTCAGAAGTTCGACGGATATCTGAATGTCGATCCAGGAACTATGAGTCCATTCCAGCATGGCGAAGTGTTCGTCACCAATGATGGAACTGAGACGGATCTCGATATCGGGCACTATGAGCGATTTCTCGATACGGACATGAACAAGTTCTCTTCGTTCACGAGTGGGAAGCTCTATGAAGAAATCATCCTGAAGGAACGTCGTGGTGATTATCTCGGCGGAACAGTTCAGATTGTTCCGCACCTCACTGATCTCGTGAAGGAAAAAATCCGTAATGGAGCAGATTCATCGAGTGCCGATATTTCTATCATAGAAATTGGCGGAACCGTCGGTGATATGGAAAATGAATATATTCTCGAATCTGCGCGCCAACTCCAGCATGATCTCGGACATGAGAATGTTATTTTTGTTCACGTTGCCCTTCTTCCATTCCTTATGGCATCGAAGGAACTGAAGACAAAACCAATCCAGCACTCTATCCGTACACTCATGAGCTACGGTATCAATCCGGATTTTCTCATCGTGCGTGCTGATACAGACATTCCTGCGGATATGCTCGACAAAATTGCTCGTTCGACCGGACTCAAGGATGATCATGTTATCTCTGCGCCAACCCTTGATTCTATTTATCGTGTTCCACTCTCGTTCAATAAGGAACATTTCGGTGAGAGAATCGCTGATGAACTCAAGCTCCCGATTAGCACTCCAGATCTCAAAAAATGGGAAAAACTCCTCACGAATATCGATAGCTCCAATGATGTGCTTCGTATCGGTATGATCGGGAAATATGTCGGTCTGGAAGATGCGTATTATTCACTCAATGAAGGACTCAAGGCAGCAGGATTTGCTTACCAAAAACGTGTAAAACTCCGATTCATCGAGGCGGAAGATATCGAAAAAGAAGGAACAAAAGTTCTCGAAAATCTTGATGGAATCTGTATTCCTGGTGGTTTTGGGAATCGT is a genomic window of Candidatus Gracilibacteria bacterium containing:
- a CDS encoding CTP synthase, which gives rise to MKLIFVTGGVLSGIGKGIAAASIGALMKGMGFNVFCQKFDGYLNVDPGTMSPFQHGEVFVTNDGTETDLDIGHYERFLDTDMNKFSSFTSGKLYEEIILKERRGDYLGGTVQIVPHLTDLVKEKIRNGADSSSADISIIEIGGTVGDMENEYILESARQLQHDLGHENVIFVHVALLPFLMASKELKTKPIQHSIRTLMSYGINPDFLIVRADTDIPADMLDKIARSTGLKDDHVISAPTLDSIYRVPLSFNKEHFGERIADELKLPISTPDLKKWEKLLTNIDSSNDVLRIGMIGKYVGLEDAYYSLNEGLKAAGFAYQKRVKLRFIEAEDIEKEGTKVLENLDGICIPGGFGNRGTEGMITAAQYAREKKIPYLGICLGSQIMAIEYARNVLGISDADSEEFAPEGQNNIIHIMEHQKGL
- the fusA gene encoding elongation factor G — its product is MAISKDLKNLRNFGICAHIDAGKTTTSERVLFYTGINHKIGEVHDGGATMDWMEQEKERGITITSAATTTSWKGVDLNLIDTPGHVDFTIEVERSMRVLDGAVAVFDASQGVEPQSETVWKQADKYGVPRIAFANKMDKTGGNFMMTYESIVKRLAGNKVIPIQLPIGQENDFSGIINLINMKAYTFDGKMGEKVIEMEIPASHQAQAEEWHAKLVEKAAEQDDELMNKFFENGTLSEDEIKAGLRKGVIADAVYPLLCGSALMNKGVQLVLDAVVDFLPSPLDIDNGTITGTDVDDHEKEIVLKQDPNESLAAIAFKIMTDPFVGRITFVRVYSGTLKSGSYVMNSVSGGKERIGRLLQMHANNRTEIEEIPAGNIGAVIGLKDTKTGDTLCDEAKPVVLERMVFPEPVISISVEPKTKADQEKMGMALNKLAEEDPSFRVSTNVETGQTIMAGMGELHLEILVDRMKREFKVEANVGAPQVAYRETITQTVTDERGVHKKQSGGRGQFGDVTMTFEPITPEMRAADPEGLKGETVFVNKIVGGVVPREFIPGVEKGLLTAYTRGIIAGYPIVDVRATLTFGSYHDVDSNELAFRMAAIKAFRQAAKKARPVLLEPIMLVEVNTPEEYMGDVLGNLNSKRGQIIEMTERGMAKIIRAHVPLSEMFGYSTDLRSSSQGRATYAMEFAHYSQVPNNITEKIRAERGVKFEEDEEE